DNA sequence from the Synergistaceae bacterium genome:
CCATAAATCGTCTTGAGTTTTGACCCCTACGAGCATGGCATCGAGCAAGTCGTTGCTAATCTTGAGTTTTTCCTGTCTAGCTTCTTCCATTATGCTTACCTCCTGTGTATTTTCCTCTTACACAGTTCATTGTACAGTCTCCATGGTACGATAAATTTCTGAGCTTCATTTTCCGCGAGGGCGACTTGAAAGAAGTTGCAGAATACATACGCAAGGACATAAAATCGGACAATGATTTGTCGGCGGGCTTTGAGATTTTCTGCGGAAGGGATCTTATCGGCTTTCCTTCTCACAGTTAAAGCGCAAAAAAATTCTCACGCAAAAAATTTTCACATGGCCGGGAAATAAACAGTCCGGCTTTTTTGTTGCCTCATAAAAAGTTTGCGGATATAATTTTTCCATTCACAAAAATTTTTCAGACAACAAATTTCAGCTCATGCACAAAAATTTTACAGGAGGAAAATATCTTGAAGCTGATATTTCTCGACATTGACGGCACACTCACCGCCCCCGGAGAAAACACGCCCCCTCAAAGCGCGGTTGACGCAATCGCAAAGGCGCGGGCGAACGGCCATAAAGTATTTCTCTGCACGGGCCGCAATCCTGACATGCTCCGGCCATTACTGCGCTACCAGTTCGATGGGTTCATAGGGTGCGCGGGCGGCTATGTGGCTGTCGGCGATGACTATTCCGAGGTGCTTTACGACCATCCCATGACGGACTCGCAGAGGGACGCGGCATTGAAGGCACTCCACAATCAGGGAGTGTTCTGCACGATTGAGGCGGAGAAAGGCTCATGGGGCGATGAGAATCTCGGCGACTTCCTCAGCTCACAGGGCGAGGGAAACAGCGAGATTGAGCGGTGGAGAAAAGCATTGTCCGCGAACTTAGGCATAAAACCTATGAGCCAGTATGACGGATCGCCTGTCTACAAGGTCGTGATAATGTGTACCGACATGAAGCAGCTTGACGAGGCAAAAGCGGCGTTAGGGGATGAGTTCAATTTTGTCATGCAGGAAGTGAAAGTAGGCGGCTCATCTTCAACATGTATCAACGGCGAAATCATCAACAAGGCTTTCAACAAAGGACTCGGCGTTGAGACAATCTGCAAACATTTCAACGTCCCAATTTCTGACACAATCGGATTCGGGGACAGCATGAACGATTTGGAGATGATACAGACAGTAGGATTCAGCGTCTGTATGGCGAACGGCTCCGAAAAACTGAAGTCGCTCTCTGATATGGTATGCCCCTCAGTGAGTGATGACGGTCTCGCGAAGGCGTTTGCGGAATTAAAGTTAGTCTAAATTTTTCGGGAGGTAATATCATTATGGCATTGGATTACAGGAAATGTGCGGAAGAAATCGTTTTCCACATCGGCGGGCGTGAAAACATCGTCCAAGCGGCTCACTGCGCTACACGTTTGCGCCTCGTCATCAAGGACAATGGCAAAGTCGACAAGAAAGCACTTGAGAATGTCGACGGCGTAAAAGGAATGTTCGAGAACAACGGACAGCTTCAGCTCATCATCGGTACAGGCACGGTCAACAAAGTATACTCCGAGTTCCTCAGCGTTACAGGAATGACAGAGGCCACAAAGGATGACGTTAAAGCGGCGGCGGCGGCAGGTCAGCCGATATGGAAGAGAATGTTAAAGGCAGTCGGCGATGTCTTTGTACCGATTCTCCCGGCTATCGTTGCATCGGGCTTGATGATGGGACTTGTTGAGGCACTCGGAAAAGTTTACCCCGAATTTGCGTCAACATCATGGTATGACTTCCTCGACATGGTAGCAAACACCGCATTCGCGTATCTTCCCGTCATTGTCGCAATTTCAGCGGCTCGCGTTTTCGGCGGAAATACATTCCTCGGAGCTGTTATCGGTCTCGCTATGATTCATGCTAACCTCGTCAATGCGTGGGTAGTCGGGACTCTTGAGACTATACCGTCATGGAACTTCAACATTCTGAATTTCGTCATCAACGTTCAGAAAGTCGGCTATCAGGGTCATGTTATCCCCGTAATTATTGCTGTGTGGCTGATGTGCGCGATTGAGAAGTGGCTTCACAAGCACACGCCGGAAATGATTGACCTTTTTGTCGTCCCCTTCACAACGGTACTTGTTACGACATTCATAACCTTCACGATTATAGGGCCGATATTCTCACAGCTTGAGACATGGGTTCTTGAGGGCGCAAAAATCCTCGTGAAGAATCCGATCGGCTCGGCGATAATGGGAGCTATTTACCCGTGGACGGTCGTAATGGGACTTCACCACATGTACAACGTAATCGAGGCAGGTATGCTTGCGGTTGAAGGCGGTCTCAACACATGGATGCCGATAGCTTCCGCGGCGAATTTCGCACAGTTCGGCGCATGTCTCGCGATAGGCTTCAAGGCTCGCAACGCCCGCACGAAAGTTGTTGCAGTCCCCTCGTCAATCTCTGCGGCACTCGGAATCACTGAGCCTGCAATTTTCGGTATCAACCTGCGTTTCTTCAAGCCCATCATCGCGGGCATGATCGGCGGCACTGTCGGAGCGTTCTACGGCGCAATGTCAGGAATCGGCGCAAAGGCTTACGGCGTTACTGGAATCCCCGGCTATCTGACAATCGCACAGCCCGTGCAGTATTCGATACTGCTTGCGATTTCCGGCGGTATTGCGTTCGTGCTGGCGTGGATTATGTGGCATGAGGAAGCCCCCGAAGCTGAAGCAGCCGCCCCAGCACCGTCAGCAGAAGCACCCGGCGCGTCTGTCGAGTTCGGAACGGTCATAACGTCATCAGCAGGCGACATAGCGCAGTGCACAGCGGGAAAAGTCATCCCCTACACTGACATCCCCGATCCCACGTTCGCGGCAGGGACACTCGGACAGGGAGTCGGCATTCAGCCTGAAGACGAGTATGTGTACGCGCCCATTGACGGCGAAATTTCGTCAGTCGCGGAAAGCAAGCACGCAATAGGAATTTCCGGGGCGAATGACATGGAAGTGCTGATACATGTGGGAGTCGATACGGTCGAAATGAAGGGCGATGGGTTCGAGGACTACGTGAAGGAAGGCGACAAGGTCAAGAAAGGCCAGCGCATAATGAAATTTGACCGCGAGAAAATCAAGAAGGCCGGACATCCTGACACAGTAGTGCTTCTGCTCACAAACAGCGATGACTACGAGGGCGTGAAGTTCGGCGAAAACGTATAGAAGTCTCAGAAAAAATTTGAGGCTCCCGGGAAAACTTCCGGGGGTCTCTTTTTTTTGTGCGTGATAAAATTTCCGCGTTCTCAAAAAAAATCCTCAAGGGGTGATTCAACATTAACAGTTACATTTTCAGGCGTATCATTTCGAGTCTGATAACCCTCTTCATAGTCATAACGATAACTTTCTTCATGATGAGGGCGATTCCGGGCGGGCCTTTCACGGACGCAAAGGCAATACCCGGATTTGTCATCGAGAAGATGAATGAGCGTTACGGCCTCAATGACTCACTTCTGACACAGTACGGAAAATATCTGCTGAACGTTCTGCGGCTTGACCTCGGCCCGTCGTACCGCTACGAGGGGATGACGGTCAACGAAATCATAGCGGACAGCTTCCCGGTGTCGTTCGCTGTGGGAGGACTCGCGCTGATATTGTCATTGGCGATAGGGATTCCTGCGGGCGTGATTTCGGCACTCAAGCGCGGGAAATGGCCTGATCATCTCGCAATGATTATCGCGACTCTGGGCGTTACTGTTCCGGGGTTCGTGATTGCGGCGTTGATGGTCTACATTTTCGCGTGGCAATTGGGCTGGGTAACTGTCGGATTCTGGGAGGGCATGAACACGGCAATCCTTCCGGCGATAACACTGGCACTATATCCGGCGGCGTTTATCTCGCGGCTTGTGCGTTCGGGAATGCTTGAGGTACTGAATCAGGACTACATACGCACGGCGCGGGCTAAGGGACTCGGTGAAGGCACGGTGATATACCTTCACGCGCTGAAGAATGCTGTTATCCCGGTGATAACGTACCTAGGGCCTTTGACGGCGGGAATTGTTACGGGAAGTTTCGTGATTGAGCAGGTCTACGGCGTTCCTGGGCTGGGTACATTTTTCGTTACGAGCATAAACAACCGCGACTACACAACGATAATGGGCGTAACGATATTTTACAGCGCGCTTCTTGTGGCGTTCAACATGATAACGGATATATGTCTGTCGTTTGCTGACCCGCGAATAAAGCTGAGGTGATAATTGATAATGATGTACAACGCTGAAGAATTTACGCTCCTTTCCCCTGAAGAAAGGTTATCCGCTGAAACATTGAGGCCGTCAAAAACGTACTGGGCTGATGTCTGGTCGCGTCTCAAAGAAGACAAGTTAGCGGTGTTCGGGCTGTGGGTGATTCTGATTGTGATGGTGTTCGCGGTGTTTGCGCCGATGTTTTCGCGGTATGAGTATGACGGGATGGACTTCAATTTCAGCAATGACCCTCCGACTCTGACTCACTTTTTCGGGTGCGACATGTTCGGGCGTGATTTGTTCGTGAGAGTCGCATACGGGGCGCGGATTTCTCTTGCTGTGGGATTCCTTGCGAGCTTCATTAGTCTGTTTATCGGAGTGATTTACGGCGGTGTGTCGGGCTACAAGGGCGGGAAAATTGATGATGTCATGATGAGAATCGTTGATGTGATTTACAGCGTCCCGGCTATGATATATGTGATTCTGCTGATGGTAGTAGTAGGCCCGGGCCTGAAGAGCATATTTATCACGCTGGGAATATCGTACTGGGCACCGATGGCACGAATGGTACGCGCTGAAGTAATGCGTATAAAGAGTGAAGAGTTTGTGATAGCCGCGAGGGTTACGGGGGCTTCACCGTCAAGAATATTATTCCGGCACATTATCCCAAACGCAATGGGAGCAGTTCTCGTAACATTAACATTTTCCGTACCCGGTGCAATCTTCACGGAGGCTTTCTTGTCGTTCGTGGGACTGGGAGTCAGCGCACCTATGGCAAGCTGGGGAGTGTTATGCAGTGAGTCAGTCCCTGCGATGGCAATATATCCGTGGCAGTTATTCTTTCCTGCGGGAGCGATCTCAGTAACAATACTTGCGTTTAACTTTTTGGGCGACGGACTGAGAGACGCATTAGACCCGAAATTGAGAAGGTGAAACACGATGACAGAGGAAATTTTGAGAGTCGAGAATCTTCACACTACATTCACGACATCAGCCGGAGAAGTGAAAGCTGTCGAGGGCGTATCATTTGCGGTGAATCGCGGAGAAGTGCTAGGGATTGCGGGCGAGTCAGGAAGCGGGAAATCTGCAACAATGCTCTCAATAATGGGACTCTTAGGCGAGGCCGGGCGAATCAGTTATGACACACTCAGCTTCATGGGTGAAAATCTCACGCCTGAGTCCGTGAAGGCACTGCGCGGAGACAAGATAGCGATGATATTCCAAGACCCAATGACGAGCCTTAATCCAGTGTTATCGGTAGGCTATCAGTTAGAGGAGGCATTGAGGCGGCACAAGTGGCCGGGAAATATTCACGAGAGAGTCGCGGAAATGATGACACGTGTCGGGATTGTTCCTGCTGAGGAAAGAATGAGGCAGGATCCGCACGAGTTCAGCGGAGGACAGCGGCAAAGACTCATGATTGCGATGTCGATATTGTGCAGGCCGGAATTGCTGATTGCTGACGAACCTACAACCGCGCTTGATGTTACTGTTCAGGCTCAAATCTTGGGACTCCTGCGCGAGATTCGGAATGACACGGGAATGTCGATGATACTAATCACGCACGACTTGGGAGTCATTGCGGGCGAGTCTGACCGGGTAATAGTGATGTACGGCGGGCGAATAATGGAGGAAGGAACAGCGCGGGAAATTTTCGGGAGTCCATCTCACCCATACACACGCGGGCTTCTGCACTCACTGCCGAAAGCTGGCGGAAAACGCGAACGGTTAATCCCGATTGAGGGACAGCCGCCGGACTTGCTGAATCCTCCTGCGGGGTGTCCGTTCGTGAAGAGGTGCAATGAGGCCATGAGGATATGCCTTCACAGGAAGCCGGAAGCCTTAACGCTGAGTGATACGCATAAATATTCGTGCTGGCTCGGTGAAAAGTGCTGAGATGGAAGCCGCGATAGAAGTCATCATTGAGGGCATAAAACAGTTTGGCGGTGAAATTATCGGGGGGATTCTGTTTGCGTTTGCGCTGTGGATATTTCCGGGGCTGAGAAGAATATTCCGCAGGGATGACTATGAAATTCATCATGAGCTTGAAGAAAAGCGCAGGGAAGAAGAAAGACTGAAGGCTGAACTCAAACAGCGCGAGGAGGCATTGAGACAGGCAGAAGCGCAGAAAGCAGAAGAAGCAAAACGCCGGGCGGAAATCGAATGTCAGCTTGAAGAGCAAAGACAGAAAGTGCAAGCTCAAAATTCGGTCGAACCAATAGACGCAGAAGCACTATATGAACAAGGCAGAAAGTATTTCAATTATTTTGATTGCAGAAAAGCTAGACCTTTGTTCCGTAAAGCTGCTGAATTGGGACATGCTGAGGCACAATACCGTCTGGGATATATATACGAACTCGGCTTAGGCTGTGCAAAAGACTTTCAGGAAGCCCGAAGATGGTACAAGAAAGCCTCAGAGCAGGGACATTACTCCGCAAAATACGCCCTCGAACATCTGAGATAAATTCTCACAGTAATTAAGGAGATAACATGCTACAAGTTGAAGGACTCACGAAATATTTTCACACACAATCAGGCACAGTGCATTCTGTTGACGGAGTAAGCCTCACAGTTTCACGCGGCGAAACACTCGGACTCGTCGGCGAATCAGGCTGCGGAAAAACCACAACAGGACGCACAATCATACGCCTCTACGAACCCGACTCAGGACGCATAATCTTTGACGGCCATGACATAACCCACATCACACAGCGCGAGCTTCTCCCCTTCCGCAAAAGAATCCAGATGATATTTCAGGACCCTTACGCCTCACTCAATCCTCGGATGACAGCAGGCGATATTATCCGCGAGCCTATGATCGTTCATCACGTTCCGAAAGACGAACACACTGACCGCGTGAATCATCTGCTGAAACTTGTCGGACTCAACACAGAGCAGGCCGGGCGTTATCCTCATGAGTTCAGCGGGGGGCAGCGACAGCGAATCGGAATCGCGCGCGCATTGGCAGCAGAGCCGGAAATGATTATCTGCGATGAGCCGATCTCAGCACTTGACGTTTCTATTCAGGCGCAAATCGTCAATATGCTTGAGGACTTGCAGAAATCGTTAGGACTCACGTATCTTTTTATCGCTCATGACTTGTCGATGGTACGCCACATCAGCACGCGAGTCGCAGTTATGTATCTCGGAAGTATTGTAGAAATTGCCGGGAGCGATGAGCTTTACACGAATCCCCTTCACCCGTACACAGTATCACTTCTATCATCTGTCCCAATTCCTGACCCGGAGAAATCAGCAGGGCGCAAAATTATTCCGCTGAAAGGCGAGATTCCCAGCGCGATAAATCCGCCGTCAGGTTGCAGATTTCACACGCGATGCCCGAAAGCAAAGCCCGAATGCCAGTCGATAGCACCGAAATTACAGGACAAAGGCAATAATCACCTCTGCGCCTGCCCGTTTGTGTAAAGGAGTGAGAATTAATGCGGAAAATTTCTGTGGCGGCAATATTAATATTAATAGCTGTGTCATTTTCACATGCTGACGAAGAAACTATAGTCTACAACTTAGGCATTGACCCTCAGACGATAGACCCTGCTGTGAATTTCGCGCTTGACGGTGCAACAGTCGACTCCAATATCTTTGAGGGACTCCTGCGGACAAACTTCAACAACCGCCCGGAGCCGGGCTGCGCAGAGTCATGGGATGTTTCGCCGGACGGACTCAAATGGACGTTCCATCTCCGGGAAAATTTGCGGTGGTCTGACGGAAAAACTTTAACGGCCTCGCATTTCAGAGACGGAATTTTGCGGCTTGTTGACCCTCACACAGGAAGCGCATATGCGACTCTCGGATTCTTCATCAAGAACGCCGAGTCATTCTACAATGGCAAAACGCAAAGTGCTGACGTAGGACTCTATGCTCCCGATGACAGGACATTAATTATTGAGCTTGAACACGTTAATCCCCTCATGCTTTACTTTATGGCACTGCCTCAATTTTTCCCCGCAAGAATGGACATCGTGAACGAAAACCCGCGGGGCTGGGCTGCGCGTCCTGAGACGACAATCACAAACGGCCCGTTCAGAGTCGAATCGTGGCGGCATGGCCCGGGCGGTGAAATTTCCATCGTCAAAAATCCGTATTACTGGGACGAGGATAACGTGGAAATTGACCGGGTTCGTATGGTTCTTATCGGGGACGGAAATACATCGCTTGCGGCGTTCAGGGCGGGGCGGGTCGACTACATGACGAGCGTCCCTTCATTGATGGCTCCCATTCTCCTCAAACGCGGCGAGGCTGTATCAATGCCAACATACACGGCTTACTTCTACGAGTTCAACACGACTCGGAAACCTTTCGATGACGCGCGAGTCCGGCGGGCTTTCACTCTTGCCATTGACCGAAAAATCATCACAGACAAAATAGTACTCGGAGGCAACATTCCTGCGTCCGGGATGATATGCCCTAACATTCCCGGCACGACTGACTCGGAGGATTTCAGGACGGAAGGCGGAGAATTAATCCCCGTAAGCGCGAACGTTGAAGAGGCACGGCGGCTTTTGGCTGAAGCTGGCTATCCTAACGGCGAGGGATTCCCGGAAGTAACGTACAAATATTCCTCAAGCTCAGGGAGAAAAATTATCCCCGAAGTTTTGCAGGGAATGTGGAAAACTGCGCTGGGCGTGAAAGTTAATCTAGCCAATGAGGAATGGAAAGTATTTCTCACAACGAGGCGAAACGGAGATTTTGACATGGCTGAATCGGGCTGGGCGATGGATTATCCTGACGCATCAAATTTGCTTGAGACTTTTATGTCAGACTCGCAGAATAATTTCGGGAAGTACAGCAGTCCCGTTTTTGACTCGCTCATGAAGAAAGCCGCGACTGAACCCGACAGAGTGAAACGGATAAATTACATGCACGAGGCCGAGAAGATTCTTGTTGACGATATGCCGGCCGCCCCGCTTTATTTCTATTCGGCAACGGTGATGAAGAGTCCCCGCGTTAAGGGGATATATCATGCTCCGACCGGGATAATTTTTTTCAGAGGCGCGGAAGTGATTCAGCCCGATTAATTTTGCTGTAATATAATTTCCTCATCCACAAAAATTTTCACAGGGAAGGGCGTAAATCATGGCCGGGGAAATTTTCGACTATTTCGCATTCATCAGCTACAGCCACGAGGACAAAGAGATCGCGCAGAAATTGCAGAAGCGTCTTGAACGTTATCACATGCCGGCGAAATTGTTGCAGGCTCATCCGGAATTGCCCAAGAAGCTCAGTCCGATATTCCGTGATGAGTCTGACATTTCCGGGAAAGGGACTCTGATCGAGACTCTTCACGACAATCTCAGGCGTTCGCAGTATCTCATACTGATATGTTCACCGAGCAGCGCAAAATCTGTGTACGTGAATGATGAGGTCAAATATTTATTGAGGAATTGCACCGTGAAGACAAAATCATTCCGCTTATTGTGGGAGGGATTCCGCGCTCAAAGGACGAGACTATAGAGTGTTTCCCGCCTGCGATACTTGCGCTTGACCGTGAGCGTGAACCGTTAGGGATTGACATGAAGACATTCAAGAGGGACGGCGCGTTTCTGAGGGTAATAGCGGCTATGCTGAGGCTGAATTTCACGTACTTCAAGAGTCGCGATGACGAAGAGAGAAAGAGGCGGGCGAAAATATTCGGAGCAGTTGCGGCTGTGCTGTCGGTGATTATCGGGGTGCTTGTGTGGTATAACCTCAATTTCTTGGATCAAGTATTCAACAGTGTAGCGTCACAATATCATCTCGGTGTAATGTACCAGCAGAAACAAGATTATGAGAAGGCAATGGAATGGTATCAGAAGGCCGCCGCGCAGGGGAATGCCAACGCACAAAATAATATAGGCTATATGTATCTGCATGGATTCGGAGTGAAGCAGGATTATGCCCAAGCAATGGAATGGTATCAGAAAGCAGCAGCCCAAGGTCTTGACTCGGCTCAAACGAATATAGGCTACATGTACCGACATGGATTAGGTGTGAAACAGGATTACGCCAAAGCTAAGGAATGGTACGAAAAAGCCGCTGCCCAAGGTGAGGCTGAAGCACAAAATAATCTTGCTCACATGTACTATTACGGGCATGGAGTCAGGCAGGATTATGCCAAAGCTATGGAATGGCATCAAAAAGCAGCAGCCCAAGGTCTTGACTCGGCTCAAAATAGTATTGGCACTATGTATTTTCATGGTCAGGGAGTCGAACAGGATCATAACAAAGCTGTGGAATGGTTTGAGAAAGCTGCCCTTAATGGCAATAATAACGCTCAATATAATCTCGGCGAATTTTACTATCATGTCAAACAGGATTACGCAAAAGCTCTCGAATGGTACGAGAAGCCGCGGCACAGGGAAATGCTTTAGCACAGCATAGTATTGGTTACATGTATCATAACGGCTTGGGAGTAAAACGGGATTACGCAAAAGCTCTTGAATGGTACGGGAAAGCCGCCGCTCAAGAGAATCCTACAGCTCAATATAATATAGGTTATATGTATTTAGGCGGATTAGGAGTAAAACAGGATTACAAGAAAGCTGCTGAATGGTTCGAGAAATCCGCATCTAACGGCAATGCTGACGCGCAAAATAATCTCGGTCTCATGTACAACATAGGACTCGGCGTTCCCGAAAACAGCGACAAAGCTGTGGAAAGGTTTGAGAAAGCTGCCCTTAACGGCAATATTACCGCTCAATATAATCTTGGCGAATTTTACTATCATGTCAAACAGGATTACGCAAAAGCTCTCGAATGGTACGAGAAAGCCGCGATACAGGGAAATGCTTTCGCACAGCATAGTATTGGTTACATGTATCATAACGGCTTGGGAGTAAAACATGATTACGCCAAAGCTAAGGAATGGTTCGAGAAAGCCGCTACTCAAGAAAATGCCGCTGCACAAAATAATCTGGGCTATATGTATGCGCATGGGCATGGAGTAGAACAGGATTATGCCAAAGCTAAAGAATGGTTCGAAAAAGCCTCCGCGCAAGGTCTAGCCTCAGCTCAATATCACATCGGCTATATGTACCTTCACGGACTCGGCGTTCCTCAAAGCAACGACAAAGCCATAGAGTATTTCACCCAAGCCGCAGAACAGGGAAACGAGTACGCAAAATCAGAGCTTCAGAAATTATCCCAGCAGGACAGATGATAGACATTCATTCTGTTTCTGGTAAAATTCTCATCACTTCAGCGCGTTAAAGCGTTGCAGAATTTTTCTTGCAGGAGATGTTATTTCCCATGAAGAAATTATTACTCGTCCTCGCGGTTGTTATGGCGTTATGTTCGTGCGCGTTCGCTGAGACTGACTCGGAATATGTGAAGGCAAAAGGCGTTCTCGTCGTCGGAATAACTGACTTCAAGCCGATGGACTACAAAAACGAGAAGGGCGAATGGATCGGATTCGATGCTGATTTAGCAAAAGCATTCGCGGAGAGTCTCGGAGTCAAAATTGAGTTTCAGGAAATCGAATGGAACAACAAAATTCTTGAGCTTGACGGAAAAAATATCGACTGCGTTTGGAACGGCATGACCCTCACCCCCGAAGTGAAATCCGCAATGAGTACATCAAATCCCTACTGCAACAACGCTCAAATTGTCGTAGTCCCGTCAGCAAAAGCAGCAAAGTATGACTCGCTCGAAGCCATAAAGGAATTAACGTTTGCTGTTGAGCATGGCAGCGCAGGTAATGAGC
Encoded proteins:
- a CDS encoding sel1 repeat family protein, with amino-acid sequence MVREAAAQGNALAQHSIGYMYHNGLGVKRDYAKALEWYGKAAAQENPTAQYNIGYMYLGGLGVKQDYKKAAEWFEKSASNGNADAQNNLGLMYNIGLGVPENSDKAVERFEKAALNGNITAQYNLGEFYYHVKQDYAKALEWYEKAAIQGNAFAQHSIGYMYHNGLGVKHDYAKAKEWFEKAATQENAAAQNNLGYMYAHGHGVEQDYAKAKEWFEKASAQGLASAQYHIGYMYLHGLGVPQSNDKAIEYFTQAAEQGNEYAKSELQKLSQQDR
- a CDS encoding transporter substrate-binding domain-containing protein, translated to MKKLLLVLAVVMALCSCAFAETDSEYVKAKGVLVVGITDFKPMDYKNEKGEWIGFDADLAKAFAESLGVKIEFQEIEWNNKILELDGKNIDCVWNGMTLTPEVKSAMSTSNPYCNNAQIVVVPSAKAAKYDSLEAIKELTFAVEHGSAGNEQAKAHGLKCIEVQDQATALMEAASGTADGAIIDSLMAAAMVGKGTGYENLAYTVALNSEEYGVGFRKGSDLTFMLNAFFESGYADGSITKIAETYKIQAALIKQ